A genome region from Deltaproteobacteria bacterium includes the following:
- the thrS gene encoding threonine--tRNA ligase produces MVRIQEQDVEALAGQSCADILRGVLSGKKMKSVVACVCDGQVLDLTAVVPPGTSVMEPVTLESPRGLSILRHGAAHVMAEAVKDLFPTAKVTIGPDIENGFYYDFDFERPFTPEDLEKIEARMVQSVAANHSFAREEMSAEDAKALFVAMGESYKLEIIDDLGADRVSLYRHGNFVDLCRGPHLPATGFLQAFKLTSVAGAYWRGDSKRPMLQRIYGVAFATPKDLKAYLAMIEEAKKRDHRKLGPQLDLFSFHERGGAGMAYWHPKGALIRTILEDFVAKEMLRRGYGIVRTPQLLKRDLWETSGHYANYRENMYFTEIDGVPYGVKPMNCVAHMLIYNTKQRSYRDLPVRLFEFGVVHRHELSGVLHGLMRVRQFTQDDAHVICRPDQLLDEIKDVMHWIQDLMGIFEFEYSMEISTRPEKSIGSDEDWERATNALVDAMKEMGLPYQINEGDGAFYGPKIDVKLKDCLGRLWQCSTIQVDFTLPERFDLLYIGEDGERHRPVMVHRAIMGSVERFIGILTEHFAGAFPAWLAPVQARILTVTDSHDEFARQCEDALRRAGVRVEVDTRNEKLGFKVREAQMEKIPYALVIGDQEIEQACVNVRARGGNNVGAMTVDAFVDLLRQECEEPFKRGGMRYSFSC; encoded by the coding sequence ATGGTGCGGATTCAAGAGCAAGACGTCGAGGCGCTGGCTGGTCAGTCGTGCGCGGATATTCTGCGTGGCGTGCTTTCCGGCAAGAAAATGAAATCGGTCGTGGCCTGCGTGTGCGATGGGCAGGTCCTGGATTTGACCGCCGTTGTTCCGCCCGGAACTTCGGTGATGGAGCCTGTCACGCTCGAATCTCCCCGTGGGTTGTCCATATTGCGGCACGGCGCCGCCCACGTCATGGCCGAGGCGGTCAAGGACCTGTTCCCCACGGCCAAGGTCACCATTGGCCCGGACATCGAGAACGGTTTTTATTACGATTTTGATTTCGAGCGGCCGTTCACGCCCGAGGACTTGGAAAAAATCGAGGCGCGCATGGTGCAATCCGTGGCCGCCAATCATTCCTTTGCCCGTGAAGAAATGAGCGCCGAGGATGCCAAGGCCTTGTTCGTGGCCATGGGCGAGAGCTATAAGCTTGAAATTATCGACGATCTGGGCGCGGATCGGGTGTCTTTGTACCGCCATGGAAATTTCGTGGACCTGTGTCGGGGCCCGCATCTGCCCGCCACGGGTTTTCTGCAGGCGTTCAAGCTGACCTCGGTGGCAGGCGCCTACTGGCGCGGCGATTCAAAGCGCCCCATGCTTCAGCGTATTTACGGCGTTGCCTTCGCGACCCCCAAGGACCTCAAGGCCTATCTGGCCATGATCGAAGAGGCCAAGAAGCGTGATCACCGCAAGCTTGGTCCCCAGCTCGACCTGTTCAGCTTTCATGAACGCGGCGGCGCGGGCATGGCCTATTGGCATCCCAAGGGGGCACTGATCCGGACTATCCTGGAGGACTTCGTCGCCAAGGAAATGCTCCGGCGCGGGTACGGCATCGTGCGTACGCCACAGCTTCTGAAGCGCGATCTGTGGGAGACCTCTGGCCATTACGCCAACTACCGCGAGAATATGTATTTCACGGAGATCGATGGCGTGCCGTACGGGGTCAAGCCCATGAACTGCGTGGCCCACATGCTCATTTACAATACAAAACAGCGCAGCTACCGCGATCTTCCGGTTCGTCTGTTTGAATTTGGCGTGGTGCATCGGCATGAACTGTCCGGCGTGTTGCATGGTCTCATGCGCGTGCGTCAGTTCACGCAGGACGACGCCCATGTTATTTGTCGTCCCGACCAGCTTTTGGATGAGATCAAGGATGTCATGCATTGGATCCAGGATCTCATGGGTATCTTTGAATTCGAGTATTCCATGGAGATCAGCACCCGTCCCGAAAAATCCATTGGCTCCGACGAAGATTGGGAACGGGCCACCAATGCGCTCGTGGACGCCATGAAAGAGATGGGTTTGCCCTATCAGATCAACGAAGGCGACGGCGCTTTTTATGGCCCCAAGATCGACGTCAAGCTGAAGGACTGCCTGGGACGGTTGTGGCAGTGCTCCACGATACAAGTGGATTTCACCTTGCCGGAACGTTTTGATTTATTATATATCGGCGAGGATGGCGAGCGTCATCGTCCGGTCATGGTGCACCGGGCCATCATGGGGTCCGTGGAGCGCTTCATCGGTATTCTGACCGAACATTTTGCCGGCGCTTTTCCGGCGTGGCTTGCTCCGGTTCAGGCCCGCATCTTGACGGTTACCGACAGTCATGACGAATTTGCCCGCCAGTGCGAGGACGCATTGCGCCGGGCTGGAGTTCGTGTCGAAGTCGACACGCGCAATGAAAAGCTTGGATTCAAGGTGCGCGAGGCGCAGATGGAAAAAATTCCGTACGCGCTGGTGATCGGGGATCAGGAAATTGAGCAGGCCTGCGTCAATGTACGCGCCAGAGGCGGCAACAATGTGGGCGCGATGACCGTCGACGCCTTTGTCGATCTGTTGCGGCAGGAATGCGAGGAACCATTTAAACGCGGAGGAATGAGATATTCTTTCAGCTGCTAA
- a CDS encoding 50S ribosomal protein L35 encodes MAKVKTNRSAAKRFSVTGSGKVKRSHANMRHILTKKSPKRKRQLRQSTTAASSCVAAIRRLVPYIF; translated from the coding sequence ATGGCAAAGGTGAAAACCAACAGAAGCGCTGCCAAGCGGTTTTCCGTGACGGGCAGCGGCAAGGTCAAGAGAAGCCATGCCAACATGCGCCACATCCTGACCAAGAAGTCGCCCAAGCGCAAACGGCAGTTGCGCCAGTCCACGACGGCCGCGTCGTCCTGCGTTGCCGCTATTCGCCGCTTGGTGCCGTACATTTTCTAG
- a CDS encoding translation initiation factor IF-3, with amino-acid sequence MLSAAKARRNKQIRAKEIRVVGDDGNQLGIMTVPEALEKAEEVGLDLVEVAPNAKPPVCKIMDYGKYLYEEKKKTQEAKKRQTQIQVKEIKFRPRTDDHDLETKVKHIRRFIEDGDRCKVTVFFRGREMAHKDRGQIVLDRVVEMVTDIAKVEQASRVEGRTMFLLLAGLPKK; translated from the coding sequence ATTCTTTCAGCTGCTAAGGCCCGTCGGAACAAACAAATCAGGGCAAAAGAAATTCGCGTTGTAGGCGATGATGGAAACCAGCTGGGCATCATGACGGTGCCCGAGGCTCTGGAAAAAGCCGAGGAAGTAGGTCTGGATCTGGTCGAGGTGGCGCCCAACGCCAAACCGCCGGTCTGCAAGATCATGGACTACGGCAAATACCTCTACGAGGAAAAGAAGAAGACCCAGGAAGCCAAGAAGCGGCAGACCCAGATCCAGGTCAAGGAAATCAAGTTTCGGCCACGGACCGACGACCATGATTTGGAAACCAAGGTCAAGCACATCCGACGATTCATCGAGGATGGGGACCGCTGCAAGGTGACCGTGTTCTTCCGGGGTCGGGAGATGGCGCACAAGGACCGGGGCCAGATCGTGCTGGACCGGGTGGTGGAAATGGTCACCGATATCGCCAAGGTCGAGCAGGCCTCGCGGGTCGAGGGGCGGACCATGTTCCTTTTGTTGGCCGGACTCCCCAAGAAATAA
- a CDS encoding 50S ribosomal protein L20, which produces MRVKRGKTAHRRHKKYLALAKGYRAGRSTLYRTARETVERALVFAYRDRKQKKRAFRKLWIVRINAGVREHGLSYNRFMHGLKLAEINLNRKALADMAVFEKDAFATLCEMVKSKAN; this is translated from the coding sequence ATGCGAGTAAAAAGAGGAAAAACCGCCCACAGACGGCACAAAAAGTATTTGGCCCTGGCCAAGGGATACCGCGCCGGCAGAAGCACGCTGTACCGTACCGCCCGCGAGACGGTCGAGCGCGCCCTGGTCTTTGCCTACCGCGACAGAAAGCAGAAGAAACGGGCTTTCCGGAAACTCTGGATCGTGCGCATCAATGCGGGCGTCCGCGAGCACGGGTTGAGTTACAACCGCTTCATGCATGGCTTGAAGCTTGCCGAAATCAATCTCAACCGGAAGGCTTTGGCCGATATGGCGGTCTTTGAAAAGGACGCCTTCGCCACGCTGTGTGAAATGGTAAAATCAAAGGCGAACTAG